In Spirosoma aureum, a single genomic region encodes these proteins:
- a CDS encoding RagB/SusD family nutrient uptake outer membrane protein, whose protein sequence is MLFPIPLAEIQYNPILTQNPGY, encoded by the coding sequence ATGCTGTTCCCTATTCCGCTGGCCGAGATTCAATATAATCCAATCCTTACGCAGAATCCAGGCTACTGA